One genomic window of Ziziphus jujuba cultivar Dongzao chromosome 4, ASM3175591v1 includes the following:
- the LOC107435743 gene encoding cysteine-rich repeat secretory protein 38, producing MQSYSLYALILILFLCIQQLYHLTKAQLDVDALYINCNSALFPSGSVYGHNLNLTVTWLAGNASLNGGFYNITVGQNLDTVYGLEQCTAYISVNDCQNFVDRAARKIRGLCSNKKEASIGNGNCLIHYSNKRFFSTFNSGRRYSEANQNTVTDPIIWNRQLANLLKNLSSDAATAPAIFARGTATYKDSDKIYAMVQCTRDLTEKGCLTCLEDVIGYITQYCDGITGCRMYSESCLFRYQSYSFFLSAPSPELGPSPPPFLVSNSAITRGNKITKKAVIIIAAILVVVSLFFISNNKIIPIVGCCVHFPDTNCIQIIFMEMETVAWRYL from the exons ATGCAATCTTATTCACTATATgctctcattttgattttgtttttgtgtattcAACAACTTTACCATCTTACTAAAGCTCAACTAGATGTAGATGCTCTCTATATCAACTGTAATTCTGCTCTTTTCCCTTCTGGAAGCGTGTATGGGCACAACTTAAATCTTACCGTTACATGGCTTGCCGGCAATGCTTCTCTAAATGGCGGATTTTACAACATTACTGTGGGACAGAACCTTGATACTGTTTATGGCCTTGAACAATGCACAGCCTATATCTCTGTCAACGATTGTCAAAATTTTGTAGACAGAGCTGCTAGAAAAATCAGGGGACTCTGTTCCAACAAGAAGGAGGCCTCCATAGGCAATGGAAACTGTTTGATACACTACTCCAATAAGCGTTTCTTCTCAACTTTCAATAGCGGTCGCAGATATTCAGAAGCTAATCAAAACACCGTGACTGATCCGATTATTTGGAATCGTCAATTGGCAAACTTGCTGAAGAATCTTTCATCAGATGCTGCCACTGCTCCTGCAATATTTGCTCGTGGGACTGCCACTTACAAAGATTCAGACAAGATATATGCTATGGTACAGTGTACCAGGGACTTGACAGAAAAGGGCTGCTTAACTTGCCTTGAAGATGTCATCGGTTACATAACTCAGTACTGTGATGGGATCACAGGGTGTCGGATGTATTCTGAGAGTTGTTTGTTTCGTTATCAATCGTATTCCTTCTTTCTGTCAGCCCCATCACCTGAATTAGGACCTTCTCCTCCTCCATTCCTTGTCTCAAACTCTGCCATTACCAGAG GTAACAAGATTACTAAAAAAGCAGTCATTATTATTGCAGCAATCCTTGTAGTTGTCAGCCT GTTCTTCATCAGCAACAACAAAATAATACCGATAGTTGGCTGCTGTGTCCATTTCCCAGATACAAATTGCATTCAA ATAATATTCATGGAGATGGAAACGGTAGCTTGGAGGTACTTGTGA